A stretch of Methanobrevibacter sp. YE315 DNA encodes these proteins:
- a CDS encoding pseudomurein-binding repeat-containing protein has product MSDNKSISWTNFCQAMNSIAYWLLQNKKKYKKRDHYQILTLKGSCNDIEKKAKKLGNDKLVSMYTMALIKDNKSLDFLPNYVTLKNGEQIDKAEYVDMAIRTEAYIRANKRLPAIVYRMSKLPDYKDSTMKLFINVFNFKGNTIDEALAIIAKKKLYSKYFDSQKTDKKTINDAKAGKGSNCVDWGQVYYRIAKSLGYDVQFVHVKCRVSGTGHIRLRLKHKKHTGGNWINRDPAAVADTTSGNVRSIWCEDGYLIAYDPSWIFTDLYSS; this is encoded by the coding sequence ATGTCAGATAATAAATCTATTAGTTGGACAAACTTCTGCCAAGCTATGAATTCCATAGCATACTGGCTACTCCAAAACAAAAAGAAATATAAGAAACGTGACCATTACCAAATATTAACATTAAAAGGTAGTTGTAACGATATAGAAAAGAAAGCAAAGAAATTAGGAAACGATAAACTGGTATCAATGTATACAATGGCCTTAATCAAAGATAACAAGTCATTAGATTTCCTTCCAAACTATGTAACATTAAAGAACGGAGAACAAATTGATAAAGCTGAATATGTAGATATGGCCATAAGGACAGAAGCCTACATTAGAGCAAATAAAAGACTTCCAGCTATTGTATACAGGATGTCCAAACTTCCAGATTACAAAGATTCCACAATGAAGTTGTTTATCAATGTATTTAACTTCAAAGGAAATACAATAGATGAAGCATTAGCTATTATAGCAAAGAAGAAATTATATAGTAAATACTTTGATTCACAAAAAACAGACAAGAAAACAATCAATGATGCCAAAGCCGGAAAAGGTTCCAATTGTGTAGACTGGGGACAAGTCTATTATAGAATAGCTAAATCATTAGGATATGATGTACAATTTGTCCACGTTAAATGCCGGGTAAGTGGAACAGGCCATATCAGATTAAGATTAAAGCATAAAAAACATACTGGAGGTAATTGGATTAATCGTGATCCTGCAGCAGTAGCAGATACAACTTCAGGAAATGTTAGATCAATTTGGTGTGAAGATGGATATCTTATAGCTTATGATCCATCCTGGATATTCACAGATTTGTATAGTAGTTAA
- a CDS encoding tetratricopeptide repeat protein has protein sequence MGLFSKSPEEKKLKFIKKALSSSNSGNHFKAIQEYKKALEIDPDDPELLKSIALEYSCMNNYRETYEYLDKYTTITNDKEMLEFKFSTAVIMEDNEKIIKTTDELFVFEPENIDYWYNRGLSFMALKNYNEAKKCGEAIRNIDSKNPQAYKLLGWGDQGLGNIEESKEHFCKLLEIENNDAETIKRIANDYQLDEEYETALYFYEKGIESNPNDDELWTKKSYMCFILKDYDESIKCLDKVMEIKPEYTLDMLITKGNVYIDKEEYENAIECYDKALAINPNDFDAWKMKGKCSMELCFAAEDGSVEQDNYHNAALTYFEKASSINPYDIELLNDKAFIYGRMGNCQMAIMTFEQVLSIDENNMFAWYWMGKNYDLIGDHVQAEQCRNIARSIDPELYIQLTQM, from the coding sequence ATGGGATTATTTAGTAAAAGTCCTGAAGAAAAAAAACTAAAATTTATTAAAAAAGCATTGTCTAGTTCTAATAGTGGAAATCATTTTAAAGCAATACAAGAGTATAAAAAAGCTTTAGAAATCGATCCAGATGACCCGGAATTGTTAAAAAGTATTGCTCTGGAATATTCATGCATGAACAATTATAGAGAGACATATGAATATTTAGACAAATATACAACAATTACAAATGATAAAGAAATGTTGGAGTTTAAATTTTCAACAGCAGTGATAATGGAAGACAATGAAAAGATTATTAAAACTACTGATGAACTATTTGTTTTTGAACCTGAAAATATTGATTATTGGTATAACAGAGGACTTTCATTCATGGCTTTAAAAAATTATAATGAAGCTAAAAAATGTGGTGAGGCAATAAGGAATATAGATTCAAAAAATCCACAAGCATATAAATTATTAGGTTGGGGAGATCAAGGTTTAGGAAATATAGAAGAATCAAAAGAACATTTTTGTAAACTGCTTGAAATAGAGAATAATGATGCTGAAACAATAAAACGTATAGCTAATGATTATCAATTAGATGAAGAATATGAAACCGCATTGTATTTTTATGAAAAAGGAATAGAGTCAAATCCTAATGATGATGAATTATGGACAAAAAAATCTTATATGTGTTTTATTTTAAAGGATTACGACGAATCAATAAAATGTTTGGATAAGGTAATGGAAATTAAACCAGAATATACTTTAGACATGTTAATAACTAAAGGAAATGTTTATATTGACAAAGAAGAATATGAAAATGCTATTGAATGCTATGATAAAGCATTAGCAATAAATCCAAATGATTTTGATGCTTGGAAAATGAAAGGAAAATGTTCTATGGAATTATGTTTTGCTGCTGAAGATGGTTCTGTTGAACAAGATAACTATCATAATGCTGCATTAACTTATTTCGAAAAAGCAAGCAGTATAAATCCATATGATATAGAACTATTAAATGATAAAGCATTTATCTATGGAAGAATGGGTAATTGTCAAATGGCAATAATGACTTTTGAGCAAGTTTTATCTATTGATGAGAATAATATGTTCGCATGGTATTGGATGGGTAAGAACTATGACCTTATAGGTGACCATGTTCAAGCGGAACAATGTAGGAATATAGCAAGGTCTATTGATCCAGAATTATATATTCAACTAACACAAATGTAA